Sequence from the Argentina anserina chromosome 7, drPotAnse1.1, whole genome shotgun sequence genome:
AACCTTTTGATCCTCCCCCTTTGTTTCTCGAGGTAGAAACACATCATACACAAGTGATTGGAAATTCTCAATGAGTTCCATAACCTTAGCTTTTGTCATCTCCATAATCCACCTGATGATGCAGGCAGTGAAGTCCGGCTCTGTGTTTGAATTATGAGGCAGGCCTTCATTTTCGACGAGTACATCAATTGGTATATTGCAAACAAACACAGCAGAAGATATCAGATGAGTTTAATACACACCTGAACCGGGAGGCTCTTGAAGCTTCTTGACCACCTCGTTGTTGGTAATAGCATCCCATAAGGCCTTATCAGAGGATAGGGAAAGCACCAATCTCTGCATTTCAATTTCCAAGCTAGATCTGTCAACTCATATTTTCGAAGAACGCTTGCTATGAAAGTTATCATTTCACTATAAATTGTTTTTAATGCAATTAACCATTTCATTTAAACTGCAGGGGTAAGATTAGCTTCTGAAGGCACCTGAATAGAAGGATCAGCTTGCAGCAACTGGAAAGCGTCATAAACTTTTCTGTGTCCATAGGACAGTAACTTTTTGGTAACACAAGAATCCAGCAATTTCTGAAGCCACTGTAACTCTGATTGAGGTGAATTTACGCCAAGTATAAAACTGGTCAAATTTGGAATATGATTAGAAACATTCAGATCTTAACAAACCAATATCAGAAAACATTTCTTGGTTGATCACTTCTAATTGAAATTCAAGTAAGTTGAAGGAAAACAATCCTAGAGATGTTGGTCGGTTTACcgataaaatttattttaggTAGAGAAACCTTAAACATTAGAAAATTACTCAGACAAAGAAGTGAATTAAGCTAGTTACTTTGCTCTTTAATCTTTACAGTtgcataaaagaaaataactacACCAGTGGCCAGTTTTGTGGATTCAATACTTACTTCAGAAGTGAAGCAATTGCAGATTGGACTTCAAATTGGGAAGGCACAGACCCAAAAACAGAGCTGCTAATCAAAGACCCACTTGGTCTTTTCTCTTCATGTCCATAAACAAGCTCGAACTTCTTCCTGCAAATCTCATTCCCACAGTAGCACTGTGAAGCAGAACAAGAGGGTTTAACAGCTCCAACATAACTGCTtgaaaccggaaaattaagaTGATTAGTAATAACTTTATTATTATCAGTATTAGAAGAAGAGGATTTGATGGGGATGATGGGAAAATCAATATGCATGGTTCCTCCTCCCATGGCTCTTAGTTCTTTAGTCTCTGGCTCTCTGCTGAGCAGATTCTTTCTATCAGTTGAAACTGTAAACTCGAAAACAAAAATGGCCTTCATTATCAATGGTTACCATTTCTACACGTCAAAGCTCCGCAGCTGAAGAAGCATCTTTAGTTAtagttaaattttaattaaaatagtttaaaagTTATTTTAACtaacaaatttaaaatatttatacatcagttttctttattttaaaattatttaaattcaaaatattcattacatgcttaataattatttaaacttatttataaattatatataatttcattcaaAGAATGTTTTAAATGtaaaagttttaattttaaactATCTTGTTAGACAAATCTGTCAAGTGAGATAACTCAAAGTTAAAGTAAAGTTATAATAGAGAGTCTGATGCAACTACCAATtttcataaaaaattaaacatattctctaaaatagttaaaaaattatatataatagaaAATCTGTTGAAAATGCTATAATAATCCAAACAAATGTTTT
This genomic interval carries:
- the LOC126803303 gene encoding uncharacterized protein LOC126803303 isoform X2, yielding MGGGTMHIDFPIIPIKSSSSNTDNNKVITNHLNFPVSSSYVGAVKPSCSASQCYCGNEICRKKFELVYGHEEKRPSGSLISSSVFGSVPSQFEVQSAIASLLNFILGVNSPQSELQWLQKLLDSCVTKKLLSYGHRKVYDAFQLLQADPSIQRLVLSLSSDKALWDAITNNEVVKKLQEPPGSEPDFTACIIRWIMEMTKAKVMELIENFQSLVYDVFLPRETKGEDQKVRSTNEFEEKVRSSLLLSIVTLLIVVVARLQRA
- the LOC126803303 gene encoding uncharacterized protein LOC126803303 isoform X1 — encoded protein: MGGGTMHIDFPIIPIKSSSSNTDNNKVITNHLNFPVSSSYVGAVKPSCSASQCYCGNEICRKKFELVYGHEEKRPSGSLISSSVFGSVPSQFEVQSAIASLLNFILGVNSPQSELQWLQKLLDSCVTKKLLSYGHRKVYDAFQLLQADPSIQRLVLSLSSDKALWDAITNNEVVKKLQEPPGSGLPHNSNTEPDFTACIIRWIMEMTKAKVMELIENFQSLVYDVFLPRETKGEDQKVRSTNEFEEKVRSSLLLSIVTLLIVVVARLQRA